The Maridesulfovibrio hydrothermalis AM13 = DSM 14728 DNA window AGTGCAATGCTGAACGGTCCGTTTGCCATTCTGGTGGCGGATTCAAACAGTTTGTGGGGATTAAATGACCGGATCAAGCTGCGGCCCTTGGTTGTAGGGCAGAAGGATGACTCGGTTTATATGTCCAGCGAAGAGAGCGCGATACGACTGGTTTGCCCCGATCTGGATAAAGTCTGGATGCCTAAAGCCGGAGAACCTGTAATAATTCAGGTAGATGAGGTTTAGGTATGTCAGGTGGAAAAACAGTTATAGATGCAGCCGGACTCAGTTATCGCAGGCTCAATGAAATGGTTCGTGAATATGTGCATAGCGGGGTTCGTGAATTCGTTCTCGACAATGTTATTGGACAAAGGTACATAGCTACTGCTCTTAAGGGTGAAATCACTTTTGAGATCAACGGCACGCCCGGTCAGGATCTGGCTGCGTTCATGAGAGGCCCCCGTCTTATTATAAACGGGAACACTCAGGACGGAGTTGGAAATACTATGGATGACGGTAAAATCGTCATTAACGGAATAGCCGGGGATGTTCTGGGCTACGCAATGCGTGGCGGAGCTATTTACGTTCACGGCGATGTCGGTTATCGGGTAGGTATCCATATGAAATCTTATATGGATCAGCAGCCTGTGATTGTTATCGGTGGAAAAGCCGGTGATTTTCTGGGTGAATATATGGCCGGAGGAGTTATTTTACTTCTTGGCATGTTTTCTGGTAAACCAGATTCTCCCGTCGCGGGAATGTCGCTTGGAACAGGTATGCACGGCGGTGTAATATACGTCCGTGGAGAGGTTTCAGACGACCTTACCGGACCTGAAATAAGGTCCGATCCTGCCGACAAGGGCGATTTAGAGGCAATAGCTGAAATCGTCCGGGATTATTCAGAGGAAATCGGTGTTGATGCGGATGTGATTATGGCTTCGGATTTTACGAGGCTCTTACCCCGCTCGCATCGTCCGTACGGGAATATGTATGTTCCTGTGTAATAGGCGGATTGTATTATTCGTACACAGTCTTTTCAGGAGGACGTAATGTTTTTTGCAGATATCGCTCATGCGATGGGTGCTACCGGACAGCAGGCTCAGGGCGGGCCTATGGGTGCACTCGGTTCTTTTCTCCCCCTTATTCTTATGTTTGCAATTTTTTATTTTCTGCTCATCAGACCTCAGCAGAAAAAAGCTAAACAGCACAAAGAAATGCTTGCTGGAGTTCAGAGGGGAGACCGCATTCTGACAGGTGGCGGACTTTACGGCAGAGTAATGTCAGTTGATGGAGACGAACTTACTGTTGAGCTTGCTGAAGGTGTTCAGGTTAAGCTCGACAGAGGATACGTTGCCAATCTGGTAAACCCTGTCAAAGAAGAGAAAAAAGAAGAAAAGAAAGGTAAATAAGCCTTTTATTTATTAGTGAAGCCTTTAAAGGCAAGTCACTTTCCGGCCCAGCCCGGGGAGTGCTTGCCTTTTTAAGTGTTCGTAACATTTCCTAGTTGAATTTATAAAGGGAGAGGAGATGAACGGGAGTCTTCGTTGGAAAATTGTCCTGACCCTGCTTGTTGTTGTGTTTGGAGTTACTTACCTCCTTCCTTCACTGCCTGCGGTTCAGAATTCAAGTATGGCACGCCTGCTGCCTGATGACAAAATCAGTTTGGGGCTTGACCTTAAAGGCGGAATCCACCTCACACTTGGCGTGGACATGGAAAAAGCCATGGACAATAATCTTTCCCGTATGGGCGATGACCTCAGGGCCACAGCCAGAGAGGAAGGCATTATTGTTTTGAAGCCTAAAGTGCTCAAAGGCGCAAGGGTTGAAGCTGTTCTTCTTAAGCAGGACAAGAAAGATGAACTGGATAGTCTTGTTAAAGAAAACTTCAAAAACCTCACTATTATCAGCACTGCTGTGAAACCTGACGGTAAAGTCACTTACGTTTTTGCTCCTACTCCGGAATACAAAAAGTACCTGACCAAACTGACTATGGATCAGGCAATCAAAACCATCCGTAACCGTATTGACCAGTTCGGGGTTGCAGAACCGGATATCCGTAAACAGGAAGGCAATCGCATTCAGGTGCAGTTGCCCGGTATGCAGGACCCTGAAAGAGCGATTAAAATTATCGGTAAGACAGCACATCTTGAATTCAAGCTTGTTGATTCTACCGCTGACCTTGAAAAAGCCAAGAAAGGTATTGTCGCTCCCGGTCGTGAAGTAACTGTTATCAGACACAGACTTCCTGACGGTTCTTACATTGAAAAGCCTATTGTTCTTAAGAAAGATGCCATGCTGACCGGTGAATATATCACCGATGCTCAGACCCGTTTCGACCAGTTCAACCAGCCTTACGTAACCCTGAATTTTAACAGCAGGGGATCAAGGATTTTTGAGCGCGTTACAGGCGAGAATA harbors:
- the yajC gene encoding preprotein translocase subunit YajC; this translates as MFFADIAHAMGATGQQAQGGPMGALGSFLPLILMFAIFYFLLIRPQQKKAKQHKEMLAGVQRGDRILTGGGLYGRVMSVDGDELTVELAEGVQVKLDRGYVANLVNPVKEEKKEEKKGK
- the secD gene encoding protein translocase subunit SecD, which translates into the protein MNGSLRWKIVLTLLVVVFGVTYLLPSLPAVQNSSMARLLPDDKISLGLDLKGGIHLTLGVDMEKAMDNNLSRMGDDLRATAREEGIIVLKPKVLKGARVEAVLLKQDKKDELDSLVKENFKNLTIISTAVKPDGKVTYVFAPTPEYKKYLTKLTMDQAIKTIRNRIDQFGVAEPDIRKQEGNRIQVQLPGMQDPERAIKIIGKTAHLEFKLVDSTADLEKAKKGIVAPGREVTVIRHRLPDGSYIEKPIVLKKDAMLTGEYITDAQTRFDQFNQPYVTLNFNSRGSRIFERVTGENIKKQMAIVLDGKVYSAPTIQDKIAGGRASITGSYTTDEAHDLAIVLRAGSLPAPVKILEQRTVGPSLGQESIDKGIMAAIAGSIAVLIFMVVYYGFAGLIADTVLILNVTLILAALAVFGATLTLPGIAGIILTVGMAVDANVIIFERIREELRRGLTAKAAIVEGYSRATLTILDANITTVIAAVILYQFGTGPVRGFAVTLTLGILTSMFTAIFVTRIMFDLYTSKRDADAPLSI